TTTTTGAATGGCTGCGGCTAGGGCATCTGGGGTCGCGGCAGTCGCTAAGCTCTGGGCTTCCTGCCAATTTTGCTCTGCCTGAATTTGCCCCCGCCAAGAGCGAATTTCATCTTGGGCTTCACCATAGAGAGAACGATTAGAAGTAATTTGTTCAGCCGTGGCGATCGCACTGGGCAGATCTCCAGCACTTGCGAAAGCGCGAGCTTGGTCTAGGTAGGGTTGGTCTTGCTGCCGTTGTATCTCTCGCGTCCACTGACCAATCTTGTCTTGAGCTTCTCTGTAAAGGGCACGACCTGGCCCCACTTGGCTCGCCTCATTGATCGCGGATTGCAGAGAATTGGCATCTCCAGCGAGGGCATATTCATCGGCTCGATCTAGGTAAGGCCGATCTTCTGTGGTTTCAACTTGACCGCGCCAACGTCCAATTTCCTTCTGGGCTTCATCCCAGCGAGGATTCGAGCGATTGACCAAGCTGGCCTCAGCGATCGCCGCGCCTAAGGCATTGGGAGTCCCCCCTTGCGCCAATTGACGCGCCCGCTCCAGATGAGCGACGCCCTCAATTTCTCGTTGCCAGCGGGTAATCAACTGCTGGGCTCTGGCGTACATGGGACGCTTGGAATCAAGTTTTTGCGCTTGAGCGATCGCTGCTTCTAGATCTACGACTGTGCCTTGCCATGCCTGAGCTTGAGCATCCGCTAGATCAATAAAGTCTTGGGCTTCTGCTTCTAAGTTGGCACTTTCAGGGATCTTGCGGGCAATGGCGATCGCTTCTGTGGCATTGCGCTGCTCTAGGGTGGCTTGAGCCAAGTTCAACATTTTGCGACCAAACTTGCCAATCGCCGTTTGCGCCTCTTTGTAAATGTAGCTGTTAGGGCCAATAGACTCAGCCAACTTCACAGCTTTGAGCAAGTTGTCAAGACCGCCAATATCCGCCAGTTCTTCGGCTTTGGCTAACTTGTTGCCTTCTTCCCTAGCGACCCGAATCCGTTCATTCAGTTCTTGATATTTTGTGGTTTCCCAATAGGTATTACCCACATAAAGCAGTCGCACCGCTTCAGTAAATGCTTGGTGCCACTTGCGCTCTCGTAGGGCTAATTCCGATTTTTGATAAATCGCCTCTGCATTCTGCCAGACCGATTGCCAGCGATCGATGCGTTCATTCACCAGAGCATGAGCTGCTGTGTTTTCTGGAATCTTGCGGGCAGTCGCGATCGCCTCGTCAAGCTTGCCCGCATTGAAAGAAGTTTCGGCCAAGTTCAAAATATCCGATGACCACTGTTGAATCGAGCGGTCAATATCGGAGCGCAATGGGTGATCGCTAGGCAAACTATTCACGAGCGCGATCGCTTCTAGCAAGTTCTTCACCGTTTGCTTATTAGCTGCAACTTGGGCGCAGTAGAGCCGCATGGAGGCAGAAGCCATCGGCCAGAAAATCGAAGGGCAATTGGGTAGCGCCGGCGATCGCACCAATAGCGCCACAGAGAAAGCTGCTGCTCCTCCCGTCAAGAGCAGGGTAGTTAGGCCCCAAAACCGTAAACTGGTGGGTAGTTTTAATCCTTTGCGATCGCGAGAAGTGGGTGACTTAGCCAGCGGTGGAGTGGCAGGCCCTGATACTGCATAGACAGGTTGCTCCGTCTGGCCCAAGGACGAAACGACAGGCCGAACTGAGTCTGGAGGCACAGCTCTGACTACAGGACGCGGCAGCGGATTAGATGAGGGACGAGGAGCAGGCGGGCGATCTGGCAAATTGCTTGAATTCTTCCTCCGGGGAGGCCGATCGGCTGGCCTACGGTCTGGAGTTCCACGATCTCTGGTCATAGCCCACCTACCAACTCCCACCTAACAACTCGTAGCGCAACGGCTCTGGCTACCCCAAAGCAAATGCAGTAGTTGCCATCCTACCCTCCTCAAGCCCTAAAAAGTCAAATTTTTAGTTTTAGATGACCCTAACACTTAAATGATACGCGGCCTGATAACCCTTCTAAAGTAATTCAAACCTCCTCATCCATCACCAGGATGCTACTAAGATTCTGCTCGCAATTCTAAAATTAGTTGAGCTAGATGATCGCTGCTGGCTTGATAAACCTCGTTGCAGAAGTGGCAAGTCGCTTCAGCGCCATCGTCTTTTTCGATCATGTCTTGCAGTTCTGTTTCTCCCAGAATCTTGAGCGCGCCTAACATGCGATCGAAGGAGCAACCACAATGAAACCGCACCAACTGAGTTTCTGGGAAGATTTCTAATCCCATATCACCCAGCAGTTGCTCGAACATTTCTGGCAGCGTTTTGCCTGCTTGCAACAGGGGGGTAAACCCAGCAAGCTGACCAATGCGAGACTCTAGAGTTGCCACTAGTTCTTCGTCGCGAGCCGCTTTAGGCAGAACTTGGATCAGTAATCCACCTGATGCAGTCACCCCTTCTGCACCGACAAACACACCCACAACCAAGGCTGAGGGGGTTTGCTCGGAAGTAACTAAATAATTGGCAATATCCTCCCCAACCTCACCAGACACAATCTCTACAGTGCTGGAGTAGGGATAGCCGTAACCCACATCCCGAACCACGTACACGTAACCTTCGTGACCGACAGCCCCGCCAACATCCAATTTGCCTTTGGCATTAGGAGGTAGCTCAATCTCTGGATTATCTACATATCCCCGCACTGTACCGTCTAAGCCCGCATCCACTAAAACGCCACCCAAAGGCCCATTGCCTCGAATGCGAATGTTGATTCGCGATCCAGGCCGTTTCATACTTGATGCCAACAGCAAACCAGATGACATGGTACGCCCAAGAGCCGCTGTCGCCACATAGGAAAGCTGATGCCGCTGTCTAGCTTCCTCGGTAAGACGAGTGGTGATGACCCCTACCGCCCGAATGCCTCCATCAGCCGCAGTTGCCCGCATTAACTGATCCGCCATGAAAAAACCTTACATTTCTTAATTCACTATTTCTATTCTAAGTTTCTAAGTTATGGGTTGATGGGCTTGAAAGCGATCGCCAATGATTCGAGCGGGGTTGCACGAGGCGATCGCGTTTCGCACGGCTCGGCTAAGAACTGCCTGAACTTGGCATACTGAAAGAATTAGAGAACCAACTGATCTGCGGAGCCGCCATTCAAGCTTATGTGGGGTACTTTTCAACAAAGTAATTTGCGAATTGAGGTGAATGCCTCAGCTACTACCATTCGGGATAGTTTGCTTCAACCCATTCAACTGCAAAAGTGGTTGTGGCCAGAGCGCATCTCCCCCGGATTGCCAGAACAGTTGCATGCTGGGCTATCCTTCACCAGTTGGCTAGGTCCGATCGCCATTCAGCATCAGGTAGATGTGGCAGAACCGAATTGTCTGCGCTTGCTCTTAAGCCAAGGCGTTGATGGCTTCCATGAGTGGTGTTGGGGTGACGGCTGGCTGCAATCGCGGCTAGAAGGGGTTTCGCTCTTACCGCTAAATGCGGGGCAAACAGTGGCGCTTTTGAGTTTGCGGCAATTCTTAGCCAGACAGTCTGATAGCTAATGCCTTTAAGTTACACGGTTATAGAGCCAGTGACAGAACGGGTAGGCAGCGGAGTGTGGTGATTCATGCTAGCTAAAACTTCGCTGTCTGGAAGCCGAGTCCGATTAACTAGTTGGACGCCCCAGGATTTACCTGTTTTGGTACATTGGTATCAACAATCTGACTTTTTGCGCTTGTTGGACGCTCAGCCTGCTTACCCCTACTCTGAAGCGTTTTTAAGCCAATGGTTAGAAGAACGCCAAAAATCTAATCATGCTTTCATCTTTGCGGTGCGTCCTGCCACCCCAACCGAACCTGCGACCCCAGCTGCCGATGCCCCACTCCTAGGCTATGTAGAACTGGACAGCATTCTGTGGAATCACCAAGTAAGCTGGATCAGTATTGCCATTGGGGAGGAGCACTGGGGCCACGGTTATGGCTTTGAAGCGATGCAACTGGCGCTAACCTTTGCCTTTGAGGAACTCAATCTGCACCGTATCCAGCTCACCGTTTTTAGCTACAACGATCGCGCGATCGCCCTATACGAAAAACTTGGGTTTCAGCGCGAAGGGGTCTATCGAGAGTTTGTCCAGCGCAGCGGCGATCGCCACGATATGTACCTTTACGGTCTCCTCCGTCCCGAATGGAAAGCTAAGTTTGGCGCACTGTAACTGTCCGAGTAGCGTCGTTCAGTTAAGGTGAGCGGCTTGGTGCAGCGGAATGGTAATGATAAATTCAGTTTCTTGGCCCAGTTCGGAAATACAAGCCAGAGAACCACCGTGCTTTTCGGTGACGATTTGATAGCTAATCGATAGCCCCATGCCTGTGCCTTTGCCCACCTCTTTAGTGGTAAAGAAGGGATCGAATAGTCGCTGCTTGATGGCGGCAGGAATGCCTAAACCATTATCTGTAATCCGAATGATTGCCTCCTGAGGAGTCAGTTCGGTCTGAATTTGAATTGTGGGAGTAAACTGTTTCCCCTGCTCTAGCGCCTCTTCTAGAGCATCGATCGCATTACTCAGGATATTCATGAATACCTGATTCAGTTGGCCGACGTAGCACTCCACCCGTGGCAAATCGCCGTAACGCTTAATCACGGGAATTTCAACGCGATCGCTCTTAGCTTTGAGGCGATGCTGCAAAATCATCACGGTGCTGTCGATGCCGTCGTGTAGGTCTACCGCTTTCACTTCCGCCTCATCCATGCGTGAGAAGGTTCGGAGGGAAGTCACAATCTTTTGAATCCGCTCAGCTCCCACCTGCATCGAATCGAGAATCTTGGGCAAATCCTCTAACAGAAACTCTAAGTCAATGGCCTCAGCTTCAGCGGCGATCGCCGGAACTGGCGTGGTGTAATGTTCCTGATAAAGCTGCACTAAGCCCAGTAGATCTTGCGTGTAGGTGCGAGCGTGACTCAGGTTGCCATAAATAAAGTTGACTGGGTTATTAATTTCATGGGCGACCCCTGCCACCAACTGCCCCAAGCTCGACATCTTTTCGCTTTGCACCATTTGGGCCTGGGTGCGCTGGAGTTCTTGCAATGCGGCTGCGAGATCGGCAGTTTGCTGTTGTAATTGCGCTTCTGCTTGCTTGCGCTCATCTTCAACCAGCTTCCGTTCACTAATATCTGTCACAGTGCCCACATAACCCACCACTTCGCCCTCAATGCCCTTCTCTGCCACTGCCTGAGCAAAGACCCAAGAAATGGAGCCATCAGGACGCTGAAAGCGATACTCCAAACGGAAGGCTTGTTTAGCTTGGATAGATTGTTGCCATACGAGCGAGACGCGATCGCTGTCTTCGGGATGAATCGCGCCCACCCAACCGCTACCCTTAGCTGTTGAGGGAGTCAGACCTGTAATCTGGCACCAGCGCTGATTGACGTAGATACAGTATCCCTCTGCATCAGTCCGAAAGATGCCCACTGGAACGGTGGCTGCCAAAGTGGCATAGCGTTTCTGGCTCTGGCGCAAAGCTTCTTCCGTCTGTTTACGCTCGGTCGCATCCGTTCCCACCGACAAGATTTCTACGAGTTGATTGTGTTCATTCAGAATTGGCTTGTTGGCCCAGGCAATCCACACCCGTCGTCCATCTTGGCAACGGTTCTCATTTTCGTTGTAGGCGTAGTCTTCGGGGTGCTGATGAATAGCAATCATCAACATTTGCAGATCCCGACCAGAAGTTTCGGTTTCAGGAACGATCGTGCCAACGACATTCTGACCAACCAGTTCGCCTGTGGCAAAGCCAAAAAAGCGGGCTCCGTAATCATTAATAAACCGAATTGTGCCAGTTGTATCCCAGCGGAGAATGATACAGTTAGCAGTCTGTACTAGGTCACGATATTGCGCTTCACTGGCTTTGAGGGCTTCTTCGGTTTGCTTGCGCTCGGTAATATCGCGAGCCGTGGCGTAGATCAACCCTTCTTGTGCATAGGGTGTGGAAGTCCAGGAGAGCCAACGGTAGGAGCCATCTTTGCAACGGTAGCGGTTCTCGAAGGAAATACTGCCTTTGCCATTGAGAAGTTGGGCCGCCTCAGCAGCGGTCGTCGATTGATCTTCAGGATGGACAAAATCAATGAATGGCTGAGCCGTCAACTCCTCAGTTGTGTAACCCAGCGTCTGCTCGAAAGCGGGGTTGATCCGCTTGAAGTAGCCATCCACTCCAGCAATGCCCAACATATCGCCAGCTAGGGTAAAAAAGCGATCGCGCTCTGATTCTGCTTGCTGGCGTTCATCTTCTGCCCGTTTGCGCTCGGTAATGTCCTCGACCATCGCCACAAAGAATTGAAACTCCCCCTTGGCATCTCGAATGGCTGAAACGGTTAAGTTAGCCCAGACTAAGGTGCTGTCGGCACAAAGAAAACGGCGCTCTCGCTGGAAGCTGTCCCTGGTGCCCGCAATGCAAGCCAGACACAACGGTGCTTCGATCGCCCAATCTTCCGGCAAGGTCAGGTCTTGGGGGGTCATGCTGGGTAGTTCTAGTTCGTTGTAGCCCAGCAGTCGTTGCCAGCAAGAATTAGCTTGGCGAAACTTCAGGTCTGGGCCAACGACCGCAATTCCCAGGCCAGAGTTTTCAAAGATGGCTCGGAAGCGTTCTTCACTGGCTTCGCGATCGCAAATTTCTTGCTGGAGCCGAGCGACGAGCTGCTGCAATTTGGCGGTTCGGACTTCTACGCGAAACTCTAGTTCTTCGTTGGCTTGTTGCAGAGCCAATTCTGCCTGTTTGCGCTTGGTGATGACTTGGGTAAACATGATCAAGCCGCCCACTTCTCCAGCGCGGTCATACCAAGGCCGCACTTCCCACTTCAGCCAATCTGCGGTGCCATCAGCTCGGAGAAATGCTTCTTCATCACAACACTCCACCATCCCACCGAGACAACGCTGGTGAATCTGCTTCCAGCGATCGGGAACTTCTGGGAAGAGGTCGTAGTGGCAACAACCTTGAATGTCACGATCGCCTAAATCGTAGTCTTCTAGCCAGCGACGGCTCACCATCAGGTAGCGCATCTCTCGATCGAGCATCGCCACTGCCGCCGGAGTATGTTCGATGAATAATCGCACCTGCTCCTCGCGCTGTTGCAGAGCATCGACCGATTGTTGGCGTTCTGCTTCGATCTGCTTGCGAACAACCTCGTCGCGCTTCGCTTTGCTGATGTCGCGAATGGTACCAATCAGCAGCGTGTTGCCTGTGTCGTCCACAAAGACCGATTTCTTCGTAGCAATGATGTAGGTTTCTCCACGGGTATTGGTGAAGTTTTCTTCGTTTTCCTGAGGAATACCTGTCGTGAAGGTCAGCTCATCTTGTTGCCAAAAGACCTCTGCTTGCTGTTGCGGGAAGAAATCGTAATCTGATCTACCCAGCAAAATCTCGCGGCTATGACCTAAAAATTCGCAGAAGGCATCATTGAGAAAGAGCCATCGGTGTTGACGATCCTTGATGAAAATGGGGTCAGGCATCCCATTAATCACTTTCATCAGAAAGCTTTGGGACAAGGTTAAATCGTTTACCGAAGTCTGCATGGTTGGTAGTGCCGAGAAATCGCTAGGCGGATACTATCTCCATAATTCCCCCTAAGTTCAAATCGGCTTACATACAGCCAAAAGAGGTAAAAAAAGCTACCCACTCATCTACTCAGAACAGCACTCCCAGTTTTTCCTACAACAGGATTAACTAGTAATCGACAAACAGTGCCAATGCTCTACACAACTCTCCCCAGTAATTTGTAAGCTCAGCAGTTGCGCTAATTGTTCGGCTTTGACCTGGTTGCCTTGCTCAAAATCGCAAACATGAATGTCAACCGTGACCTTGGCTTTCTCGGGCCAGAAGTGCAGGGCGACATGGGATTCTGCTAGCATGGCGATCGCAGAAACGCCGTGGGGCTGAAAGGTAAACGCCAGCTCTCCCACTATCGTTAACCCGACTTGACCAACCACGCTTTGCAGCAAGCTAAGAAAATCAGCTTCTGTCCATTGGTACACAGCAGCAGCAGCCGGAAGAATTGCAGAGAGATGGTGAGAGCTAAGTGTGGAGGTGGTCATGAGCGATCGCCAATCATCTATAAAAATTGGAAAAATCGAAGAAACCTAAAAACGGAAGAAATCTAGACACCATAAACTCGGCGGCCATCTCCAGGTAGCAGAGTCAGAGCCGTAGGACGAATCCGAGTGCCCACTGTGATTTCCAGATCTCCTTCCCAATCTTCAACGGAGAGTACTTGATGATCAGAGGCGTCATCAGAGGCGGCGTAGTCAAAGTAACGGCATTGTTCGGCTTGGCGATTCAGAGTAGTTCCCACACGAGTCATCCGGGCTGTGCCTGCTTCCACTTGCCGATAAGCGACACCGCCAAACGTCAGATGAGTGGGAGGAGTGCTAGGAATATCTAACCCTTGGGTTGGCTCCAAGAAATTCACTTCCACCTGATCGTCTTCTTCCACCGAGAGCCAGCGGAGGCGATCGCCGTCTTGCAGCAGGTATTCTAACCAGGTGTAGCCGTTGCTGTCGTAGGTGAGCTTGCCTTCTACGACCCAGTCGGTGCCCATGTATTGCACAATATCTCCGACCTCTAAGGTGAAGATGGTACGAGCCAGGGAGGGTAGTTGAGCGCGATCGCCTTGGTTGGTTAAACGTCCTTGCGACTGGCGCACGACCAAAACTACACCAACTACCACCACTGCAATAACACCCAGCCAAACTAATGTGATCATCCTCCACCTCTCTTCCTTAGTGATAAGCGGCCCAACGTGGATCAGCTTGATACTTCACCAGCACTGGGTTCGCTAAGCGATTGATTTCTACGTTGCCAAGTTGCACATCTTTAGGCAGTTGAAAGAGTTGTTGCAACAGCGGCTCGGTCAAAAACTTGGTGTCAACAGGTAACTTTAGAGTTGCCGCTTGCAAGGGGTCACGCATTGCCAAAACAAAGCCCCAAGGCCCGAAGCTGGGGACATCCGTGATGTAAGGATGCACCGATAAACCAACGGACTCCAGCGTCGCGGCAACACAGGCAAAGGCTCGCGGGGCAAAAAATGGACTCGATGCCTGCGTCACCAATACTCCAGCAGGCGCTAAGCGGGTTAATAAACGTTGATAAAAGCCTTGAGCATAGAGCTTAGCCAGCGTATCCCGGTCGGGGTCGGGAAAGTCTGCAATAATCACATCAAAGGTTTCGGGCAGGGTCGGTACGGTTAGGAAAGCATCCGCCTGTCTGACTTCTACACGCGGATCATCCAAAGCATGAGCATTGGCTTGCACGAGAAAGGGATGTCGTCGCGCCAAATTAATCACTGCTGCATCTAGGTCAACTAACAATACCCGCTCCACTTCGGGCCATTTCAGCACTTCCCGCAATGCCAAACCATCGCCTGCGCCCATGAGTAAGACCCGACGGCGATCGCGGCTGGCACTCATGGCGGGATGTACCAAGGCTTCGTGGTAGCGATACTCATCTAGAGTGGAGAACTGCAAATCTCCATCTA
This region of Trichocoleus desertorum NBK24 genomic DNA includes:
- a CDS encoding chromosome segregation ATPase, with protein sequence MTRDRGTPDRRPADRPPRRKNSSNLPDRPPAPRPSSNPLPRPVVRAVPPDSVRPVVSSLGQTEQPVYAVSGPATPPLAKSPTSRDRKGLKLPTSLRFWGLTTLLLTGGAAAFSVALLVRSPALPNCPSIFWPMASASMRLYCAQVAANKQTVKNLLEAIALVNSLPSDHPLRSDIDRSIQQWSSDILNLAETSFNAGKLDEAIATARKIPENTAAHALVNERIDRWQSVWQNAEAIYQKSELALRERKWHQAFTEAVRLLYVGNTYWETTKYQELNERIRVAREEGNKLAKAEELADIGGLDNLLKAVKLAESIGPNSYIYKEAQTAIGKFGRKMLNLAQATLEQRNATEAIAIARKIPESANLEAEAQDFIDLADAQAQAWQGTVVDLEAAIAQAQKLDSKRPMYARAQQLITRWQREIEGVAHLERARQLAQGGTPNALGAAIAEASLVNRSNPRWDEAQKEIGRWRGQVETTEDRPYLDRADEYALAGDANSLQSAINEASQVGPGRALYREAQDKIGQWTREIQRQQDQPYLDQARAFASAGDLPSAIATAEQITSNRSLYGEAQDEIRSWRGQIQAEQNWQEAQSLATAATPDALAAAIQKADQIPASSSLRVDAEAAINQWSQSILVLAQNQANYNLPSAIAIAQKVPPRTEAYAPAQLQIGEWRKALQPPEPPRVLLEPSPPQIRPIDPGR
- the hslO gene encoding Hsp33 family molecular chaperone HslO — its product is MADQLMRATAADGGIRAVGVITTRLTEEARQRHQLSYVATAALGRTMSSGLLLASSMKRPGSRINIRIRGNGPLGGVLVDAGLDGTVRGYVDNPEIELPPNAKGKLDVGGAVGHEGYVYVVRDVGYGYPYSSTVEIVSGEVGEDIANYLVTSEQTPSALVVGVFVGAEGVTASGGLLIQVLPKAARDEELVATLESRIGQLAGFTPLLQAGKTLPEMFEQLLGDMGLEIFPETQLVRFHCGCSFDRMLGALKILGETELQDMIEKDDGAEATCHFCNEVYQASSDHLAQLILELRAES
- a CDS encoding GNAT family N-acetyltransferase, coding for MLAKTSLSGSRVRLTSWTPQDLPVLVHWYQQSDFLRLLDAQPAYPYSEAFLSQWLEERQKSNHAFIFAVRPATPTEPATPAADAPLLGYVELDSILWNHQVSWISIAIGEEHWGHGYGFEAMQLALTFAFEELNLHRIQLTVFSYNDRAIALYEKLGFQREGVYREFVQRSGDRHDMYLYGLLRPEWKAKFGAL
- a CDS encoding PAS domain S-box protein — encoded protein: MQTSVNDLTLSQSFLMKVINGMPDPIFIKDRQHRWLFLNDAFCEFLGHSREILLGRSDYDFFPQQQAEVFWQQDELTFTTGIPQENEENFTNTRGETYIIATKKSVFVDDTGNTLLIGTIRDISKAKRDEVVRKQIEAERQQSVDALQQREEQVRLFIEHTPAAVAMLDREMRYLMVSRRWLEDYDLGDRDIQGCCHYDLFPEVPDRWKQIHQRCLGGMVECCDEEAFLRADGTADWLKWEVRPWYDRAGEVGGLIMFTQVITKRKQAELALQQANEELEFRVEVRTAKLQQLVARLQQEICDREASEERFRAIFENSGLGIAVVGPDLKFRQANSCWQRLLGYNELELPSMTPQDLTLPEDWAIEAPLCLACIAGTRDSFQRERRFLCADSTLVWANLTVSAIRDAKGEFQFFVAMVEDITERKRAEDERQQAESERDRFFTLAGDMLGIAGVDGYFKRINPAFEQTLGYTTEELTAQPFIDFVHPEDQSTTAAEAAQLLNGKGSISFENRYRCKDGSYRWLSWTSTPYAQEGLIYATARDITERKQTEEALKASEAQYRDLVQTANCIILRWDTTGTIRFINDYGARFFGFATGELVGQNVVGTIVPETETSGRDLQMLMIAIHQHPEDYAYNENENRCQDGRRVWIAWANKPILNEHNQLVEILSVGTDATERKQTEEALRQSQKRYATLAATVPVGIFRTDAEGYCIYVNQRWCQITGLTPSTAKGSGWVGAIHPEDSDRVSLVWQQSIQAKQAFRLEYRFQRPDGSISWVFAQAVAEKGIEGEVVGYVGTVTDISERKLVEDERKQAEAQLQQQTADLAAALQELQRTQAQMVQSEKMSSLGQLVAGVAHEINNPVNFIYGNLSHARTYTQDLLGLVQLYQEHYTTPVPAIAAEAEAIDLEFLLEDLPKILDSMQVGAERIQKIVTSLRTFSRMDEAEVKAVDLHDGIDSTVMILQHRLKAKSDRVEIPVIKRYGDLPRVECYVGQLNQVFMNILSNAIDALEEALEQGKQFTPTIQIQTELTPQEAIIRITDNGLGIPAAIKQRLFDPFFTTKEVGKGTGMGLSISYQIVTEKHGGSLACISELGQETEFIITIPLHQAAHLN
- a CDS encoding S-adenosylmethionine decarboxylase family protein, producing the protein MTTSTLSSHHLSAILPAAAAVYQWTEADFLSLLQSVVGQVGLTIVGELAFTFQPHGVSAIAMLAESHVALHFWPEKAKVTVDIHVCDFEQGNQVKAEQLAQLLSLQITGESCVEHWHCLSITS
- a CDS encoding DUF4178 domain-containing protein, translated to MITLVWLGVIAVVVVGVVLVVRQSQGRLTNQGDRAQLPSLARTIFTLEVGDIVQYMGTDWVVEGKLTYDSNGYTWLEYLLQDGDRLRWLSVEEDDQVEVNFLEPTQGLDIPSTPPTHLTFGGVAYRQVEAGTARMTRVGTTLNRQAEQCRYFDYAASDDASDHQVLSVEDWEGDLEITVGTRIRPTALTLLPGDGRRVYGV